GGGGTGTACGACGCTGCTGGAGTGGTCTTTCGTCGAAAAAGGTTGTTGGGGACGGCGGTGGTAGAGCGTGGTGGACTGGAAAAAATTGAGGGAACATTGTAGTAAAGACAAGGAGGGGGGAAACCAGAGTTGAGAGCACAGTTTgttggaaaaacaaaatttcatcgGAGACAGTGGGTCCACCGGGTAGTTGAAGATCAGGGCTGTCTCTCTCAACATGTTCtggataccatgttgaatatgAAGAAAACATTGAGAGACATGTTGAATAACatgtgtgtttcaactacacaatgGAAGTTCTTTATATAGACTATGTGATAAATACACTTAATGGCAGAAATACTTACAGATGATAGTAATACTTATAGactttctatttatttacatactaatattttattttcaacagtCTTAAAGATGTGGTAGGATCATGATTATCAGTTTCTTACAATACTCGAGTTGTATGTCATCTCAATACGAAACAAAACTGAatccaataattaattttaactattctGATTACCCCCTTTTCATTTTGATGAATTGAAACTTGCTCCTGAACTTTGAAccattttttgtcattttgatAAGGTTTGTATTTCAGCTTATGTTTTTGTGTATTTCACGTGCTTTTCTCAAAAAAtgttgtggttttttttttttatatttatcttagaTTCATAATAAGATTCAATTCACATTACTGAAAATAGGTCTTCCAATTCATAGATTTATCTCGATTTGGTAACCTTATATGGTTGGTCTGTTTAACTTTTTACGGTTAAGAGTATTTTTGCATAGTATTTGTGTAATCAAACTTTGTATTTGTGTAATCAAAATTTGGTTCAGTTCAGTAAATGCACATTCCTGTTTTTGACAATCTTTATGGGTCCTTGTATCATCGATCTTGCTTGTCACCTGTCTTGTAAGCTTATAATAGGTTGGGATGGTGAAAGCTCTTGATTTGATTGGTTGCAATTAATTCCATTTACTGATAAACTTTTCATTGTTTGCTATTGTTGCCTCTTTTGTATTCATTTCCATTGGGGATTTTATAGTCATTTTGGCAGGTTATGGTAACATAAtcggttcatttttttttccagattGAAGAATGTTGAGGAGTTCACCCGTGCTACAATTAAGAAATTAACTCAAGGAATGGCTGAAAACACCAAATCTATGGCAGATGCTAAAACTGATGaagaaaaggataaaattgtgAGTTTTATCTTAGTTGTGTCATGCTTTTCTCTTATGATGTCTTTTATCACACTTACAAATTTACATTTCGCAGAAAACTAAAAAACAGAATGCTACTACTGGGTTGCGTACCTGCAATAATATTTTGACGATGACGAAGGTAAGAAGGAGGAAACCTCTTCTTGACTTTTGCAAATGAGTTATTGCATGCATGCATGAATTTCAATTATGTCTTTGTCCTTCCTATTCTgttatttattgaattgttcaatttttatgGTCAGCCATTGCACGCAAAAGCTCCTTCTTTTATTGGAGATAAGCGAATCAACCTTTCTTGGAAAGAAGTAACCAAGACTGTGTCACCTACCATACCAGCTGCTGGGTATTCTATCTTTGTCTTTGCTTTTGcagatattttattatttttccctTTTGAGAGTACCCTGTCtcatgtctcgtttacttattcttttctctaatatcattttaatatgAAAGCTCAATTTTTAGAGATCTCATGTGGATTTGGAAAACACAATTAATTCCAAGTGAAGTGATAACTTATGACTTCTTACTTCTGCAGAGCAAAACGGCCTGCTACTGCTGGCAATGGATCCAACAATACTGCATTAAAGAAGGGTCGAGGTTCTGGTGGTATGCAAAATCAACTTGTCAATAGAGCGCTAGATGGAGTATCTGGTGGAGGGAGAGGCGGATTTTCTGGTGGAGGTAGAGGTGGATTTTCTGGTGGAGGGAGAGGCGGAGCAAGAGGCCGGGGCCGGGGACACAATTCAACTGAatgataacttgtcattcgaagtattACCTGTAAGAATTGATGATAGGAAGATTAAGCAATTAAGGAGCTAGGATGTTTCCttggtcaaggtaatttggaacccaaCTACTGGAGATGCaacttgggaattggagagcaagatgagggaacaacaccctgagttgtttatcgatgcgtagtttcgaggacgaaactaattttaggggtagtaatgtaagacccatagtttttaaatcataaattatgcaattttagggtattttagtGTTGAACTCTGAGGTTTTTTAGccaaattattgtattttagtgttttgtgaatttaatgccaaaaatattttttgatccCCGATTAAATTATTCGTCGagcaatagttttatttatttacgttacgaagaatttaatacgggacaattttgttaaaaataccCCGGGTTactgaaaattgtatctgtcaattgagttgcgacgagagttgatatttttaacaaaaagtggtttaggaagtgatgggtgaaatgataattttataaaatatctagatatttttagaatatttgtagtttgattttaataatatatatatatatatatatatatNNNNNNNNNNNNNNNNNNNNNNNNNNNNNNNNNNNNNNNNNNNNNNNNNNNNNNNNNNNNNNNNNNNNNNNNNNNNNNNNNNNNNNNNNNNNNNNNNNNNNNNNNNNNNNNNNNNNNNNNNNNNNNNNNNNNNNNNNNNNNNNNNNNNNNNNNNNNNNNNNNNNNNNNNNNNNNNNNNNNNNNNNNNNNNNNNNNNNNNNNNNNNNNNNNNNNNNNNNNNNNNNNNNNNNNNNNNNNNNNNNNNNNNNNNNNNNNNNNNNNNNNNNNNNNNNNNNNNNNNNNNNNNNNNNNNNNNNNNNNNNNNNNNNNNNNNNNNNNNNNNNNNNNNNNNNNNNNNNNNNNNNNNNNNNNNNNNNNNNNNNNNNNNNNNNNNNNNNNNNNNNNNNNNNNNNNNNNNNNNNNNNNNNNNNNNNNNNNNNNNNNNNNNNNNNNNNNNNNNNNNNNNNNNNNNNNNNNNNNNNNNNNNNNNNNNNNNNNNNNNNNNNNNNNNNNNNNNNNNNNNNNNNNNNNNNNNNNNNNNNNNNNNNNNNNNNNNNNNNNNNNNNNNNNNNNNNNNNNNNNNNNNNNAAATATTTCATAAATCAGTAATTTAATTGaagtattaaataaaataattgtctaattaaaaaatataaatgtaaattagttatataaaattcttatttttactataaaattatgtattcttatgctttaaataattattaaatatatgtctcttttaaataataatcaacCAAATAGAGTCAATGGTTCAATACACAAAATCTTACTATAAAAATCTAGCTATCACAAACATatttaactatatataaaattagtgaaaaatactatttaagtattagatatattattaaattaaaatcaaattatatataacttTAAGTTCTACtggattatttaataaatttaatttttagtttaagtTTAACTCATTTAATTCATGAACCAAATatcataatttaattgttaagtgGACTTTCGAACTATGTTTATattatg
This region of Cicer arietinum cultivar CDC Frontier isolate Library 1 chromosome 8, Cicar.CDCFrontier_v2.0, whole genome shotgun sequence genomic DNA includes:
- the LOC101515401 gene encoding apoptosis inhibitor 5-like protein API5, whose amino-acid sequence is MAENTKSMADAKTDEEKDKIKTKKQNATTGLRTCNNILTMTKPLHAKAPSFIGDKRINLSWKEVTKTVSPTIPAAGAKRPATAGNGSNNTALKKGRGSGGMQNQLVNRALDGVSGGGRGGFSGGGRGGFSGGGRGGARGRGRGHNSTE